The DNA segment AATCAACAGGTACCTGTTAAAAGAACCTTTATGAAAAAATTATGAACAAAGTCGTAAGTTTTTCTTAAATTTTAGCCGTTCTTTAGAAATTTAAGGAAGAACGAGTATAATTGTTATTATAAGCCAAAATAGTAGTTAGCAATCTTTTCGAAAGAGAGGAATGGTGTAAATTGGGTTATTATGACGATCATTCACAAGGACGCTATCGGGAACAAAAAGGAAAAAAAAGCGGGATCTTTCTCGCTAGCTTAGTTGGTGCTATACTTGGAGCCATTTTGGTTATCATTTCCATTCCAGCCTTGTCCAATCAAGGTGTTCTGCCTTATGAGATTAATCCAGCTCAAAATGCAGGAACAGAAAATAACAACACGAATACAAATCAGCAAAATATCGTCCAAAGGCAAGTTGCTTATGACGTCAATACAAATACCACAAAAGCAGTTGATAAAGCAGCAGATGCAGTGGTTGGAATTAACAACATTCAGTCAACCAGCTTCTGGTCTGACAATGGGAATGGGGATAATTCAGAGGAAGCTGCGGGAACTGGTTCCGGTGTTATTTATAAAAAAGAAGGCAATCAAGCCTTTGTCGTGACGAACCATCATGTAGTAGAAGGAGCCACAAAACTCGAGGTAAGTATGGCAGACGGAACAAAAATCCCAGCTAAATTGCTTGGAAGTGATGTTTGGACAGACTTAGCGGTGCTTGAAATTGATGCCAGCAAAATAAAAAAAATTGCTGAATTTGGAGATTCAGATAGCTTGAAAATGGGTGAACCTGTTATTGCTATTGGAAATCCTTTAGGTGCTACGTTTTCTGGGTCGGTTACACAAGGGATTATCTCAGGGATTAAACGGACCATTCCGGTAGATATCAATCAAGATGGCATTATCGATTGGCAGTCGGAGGTTCTTCAAACAGATGCAGCGATTAACCCAGGTAATAGCGGTGGGGCCTTGATTAATATCGCAGGCCAAGTCATTGGAATTAATTCAATGAAAATATCTCAAGAAGCCGTTGAAGGAATTGGTCTATCGATTCCAATTAACTCAGCTAAGCCGATTATTAATGACCTTGAGAAATTTGGTTCGGTTAAACGTCCATATATGGGCGTCGATTTAAAGTCCGTATCTGAGATTCCTGCATATTATCAGGAAGAGGCGTTGAAGCTTCCACGAGATGTAAATTACGGAGTAGCTCTTCGTCAGGTAGTGCCGAATTCTCCTGCATCCTTAGCTGGATTAAAAGAACTGGATGTAATCGTGGAAATGGATGGGCAGAAAATAAATGACGTGATCGATCTTCGTAAACATTTGTACCAGAAAAAGAAGATTGGCGAGAAAATGAAGATTAAATATTATCGAGATGGCCAGTTAAAAGAGACTACGTTAACGCTATCTGGAGAAAAACTACAATAATAGAAGCAGACAGGTGGTAGATTCACCTGTCTGTTTATTATTTTCATATGGTATGATGTATGAGTTATTTAAGTAGCCGTATGACGACTGCTTATAAAGTTAACAATAGGAATAACAGATTTAATAGGTTTAGGAAGGTGAATAGTAAATGATTTATTGCTGTGATGAACATGTAGATGTTGCGTTAGATACGGTTGTGGATGAATACGAAACGTTTCCGGTATTAACAAAAATTGATGTGGATAACTTATCAACAAGCTGTGAATACTGCCAAAATACAGCTGTATATATGGTAGCGAACAAATGATTCCATACAATATGTGGGCAAATAATGTGGATATGTGGATAACTTCTGTGGATAAGTTGTTTGTAAACTGTTTGTAATAAAAATAAAAGGGCTGTGGATTGTGAATATCTCGATTGTTACGGTTGGTAAATTGAAAGAAAAATATTTAAAGCTTGGGATTGAGGAATATGTAAAGCGACTTTCTGCGTATGCAAAAATTGATATAGTAGAAGTAGCTGACGAAAAAGCGCCAGAAGAATTAAGTGAGCTAGAAATGAAGCAGGTTAAGCAAAAAGAGGGAGAAAGAATTCTTGCTAAAATTAACCCAGATACATATGTAATAGCTTTAGCGATCCAAGGAAAATTGCAATCATCGGAGGAGCTAGCAGATACGTTAGATAAATTAGCGACGTACGGAAAAAGCAAGATTGCTTTTGTAATCGGTGGCTCGTTAGGGTTAAGTGAGGAAGTGTTGAAAAGGTCAAACGAGCAGCTCTCTTTTTCCCGGATGACCTTTCCCCACCAGCTAATGAAACTGATCCTGGTTGAGCAGATTTATCGTGCTTTTCGGATTAATAGGAATGAACCGTATCATAAGTAAATGAGGTGTTTGTGGAATATAAAAATGCAAGCTAATTTTCCGATTAAAAAAATTCAACTTGCATTTTTATTTTTTTATTTAGTTAATCTTTCCTATATCCTAAATCATTTAGGATTAATCTTTATATAATTCTCCAATTCGATAAGAAGAGATTCTTTCCTTACCCATTTAGTGATAGTAATTGGCTTTATATGGTTTATAAAATTTAAATAGTAAAGTGAGATTGATAGGAATTGGGCTGGAAAATCTTTATTTGCCTTTTTCATAGATTGGCTTTTTTTATAGATTTCCTACCTAGAGAAATACGTATCTGTGTTTTTCTATCCTTTTTATGATTGCAGGGCAGGTGGAACCGCCACTTATAGCGAATAGCAGACATACGTAAAGCTATAACAATAAGGACAATCAGGGTCAACTGAATAGGGGTGCTCCATCCCAGCCAAATACATATGGCACATAAAATCGTTAAAATCGCATGAATTTCTTCCTTTAAAGCAAGGGGTTTTCGAGCCGCGATGATGTCACGAATCATCCCCCCTCCAATGCCGGTAAACATCGACGCCAAGACCATTACGCCCAAATCATTAGTAAAAACCTCTTGGGCTGACATTGCTCCTTGAAGGGCGAAGGAAGCAAGCCCAATGGAATCAGAAAATAAACTCCACCGCTTCCAATGATTAATCCACTTTAGCGGTAATAATACGATGAATGTCAGCGTCAATAAAACCGTTAAAATGATGGAATGGTCCCAAAGCTCTGAAACTGGGACACCGATAATCAAATTTCGAACGATCCCTCCCCCAAAGGCTGTGGTTAATCCCAATGCGTAAACCCCAACAAAGGAATATTCTGCTTCAAGGGCTACAAAAGCTCCGCTTGCTGCATATGAAATTATTCCGATAAAATGTAGGACTATCCAAGACATTCCTTTAAAGACCTCCTGATATAAATAATTTATTTTCCTACTCTCTTCAGACGCAAATGCAATCGTTGGAAGAAACTTTGCAAGAGTGACTTATTTTCCAGATTACACAAAAAACTCCACCACAAGAAATCGTCTCATAAGACGACATTTCGTGGTGGAGTAATCAATTAGCATTGCCTACTAATAAATCATTCCGTTGGTAATAATAAATAGAGTTCTAACAAAAAGTTTTATTAGGGCTCCATCAATAAATTTGTCTGAATTTTGTTCAACTGCATTGATTATACTCCTCTCAGGCAGAAAAACAAGACAAATTTAGGACTGGTTAAATTTTTTGTAGACTTTGTTGTATCGTACCGAATGGTTAGGAGGAGAGCGCATGGGGAAAAAGGAGACAGCATTTAATGATATTGTACGGAAAATGAGGAAAGAGATTTATGGAAAGGGACCGGAGCGAATTTTTACTCACTTCGTGGATAATATGGCTATCACAACTATGTATGGCATCCTAACTCCGACAGAAAAATTTATTGCAAAATCCCAAGAGGGTAAAAAAGTAATTCATAGTGCCCGAACCGAAATGATTCGGGATATTTATAAGCAGAAAATACCAGAAGGAATAGAGGAGATAATAGGTTCAAAGCTGCTTCATTTATTTTCAGATGCAAAGATTGAAGAGGATATGGCCGTATCTGTATTTATTTTTGAAAAAAAGATTGATTAATTACCAAGGGGATTTTTTGTTAATATAACAGAACAACATTTAATACACCGAGAAACATTTATTTTAGATGATAATCTTATGAAAAAATCCTGCCGACATTCGACAGGATTTTTTCTATAAATCATTGATTAATATATAGGATGCTTTAATTGGTCCATGAACACCAACAACTAGATTTAGTTCGATGTCGGCAGAGTTACTCGGTCCTGTAATAAAGTTAATACAAGAAGGTACCTTACCGCCTTTAAGTTCAATTTCCCTCATTTTCTTTGCAGCCTGAGTCATCCGAGGAACAAGGGTGCTCTTTGGAATGAGGGCAATATAGGTAGCTGGCAGGAAGTTTAGGGATCTGCCTCTATTTTCATTGCTATAAAGAACGACTGTGCCAGATTCAGCAAGTGTAATTTCACTGATGGTAATACCCACATTTGCCTTTTCAGCAATTTGAATATTTTCTTCACCCTTTTTGTAGTCCCATTCATGGACATCAATTTTATTGCTTGGCCATTCGTTATGAAATAAATCACGAAGTCCCCACTCTTCAAAGCGCTTATCTTTCCATGTCAGGATTGGACCGCCGCCATAATTTGTGACAACTTGATTTAAAATGTCTGGTAATCCTTTTTTGTCTGTTTTAAAGAAAGTAGTGTGAATTTCATTACACATATCCTCTAGAATACCGACTAATTCGTCTTGTGTTGCATCTTTAAAAACCTCATGTTGAGGTTGAAATTTCCACTTAGGAGGTTCAACGGATGTAAGGCGTTCTCGTCCTAACCTTTTAGAAATTGTATTTAAAAACTGATCACGATTTTGAATGGTTCCTTCCATTATTTTTTACCTCCTTTATCACGGTTTTTAAACCAATCCCTAAATCTCTCTTTGTTCGGAGCAGGAAACTCACGAATTTCCGTCCAAGCCTTCATTGGCCCAGGCCCCTTAGAGATTTTATCTCCAGCGGTGAATGGGCTTATAGCCGTTGGTGCCATTTTGGACGCAATGTTATATAGTGCTGGAGAAGCTGCACCTAAACCAAATGCTTTCATGAGCAACTTTTCAGAAAATGGTGCCGTTCCTTCTTGTTCAACGATGACTTGGCGATGTTTAAGAAGAAGTTCATGCAATGGGATTTTAACCGGACAAACATCTGTACATGCACCACAAAGTGAGGACATATATGGAAGTTCCTTGAATTCATCATATCCTCCAAGCAGAGGAGTCAGAACCGCTCCGATAGGTCCCGGATAAATCGAATTGTATGAATGACCGCCAACATGACGATAAACCGGGCAAACATTTAAACAAGCTCCGCAGCGAATACACTGCAATATAGATTGGAAGTCGCCTCCTAAAATATCAGACCTTCCATTGTCAACAATGACAAGGTGAAACTCTTCAGGTCCATCGACATCAAGTTCCTCTCTTGGTCCAGTCAATACGGTAATATAGCTAGTAAGTTTTTGTCCTACCGCACTTCTTGTCAACATGCTTACAAGAACTTCCATCTCTTCGAATGTAGGAACAATCCTTTCCATTCCCATTACTGTAATCTGCGTTTTAGGCAGAGCAGTAACAAGGTCTGCATTACCTTCATTTGTTACAAGGCTAAATGAACCAGTTTCAGCCACAGCAAAGTTACAGCCGGTGATACCCACATCGGCTGATAAATATTCTTGCCGTAACACTTCACGTGCATATGCTGCCAATTCTTCTGGTTTTGATGATCCCGTATAGCCTAATTTCTTGGCAAAAACATCGCGAATTTGTTCCTTGTTTTTATGTAGTGCCGGAACGACAATGTGTGATGGCGGATTATGGTCATCAATTTGCAGAATGTACTCTCCGAGGTCTGTCTCTACAACATCACAGCCTTCTTGTTCCAAAGCCTTATTTAAGCTGATTTCTTCTGTGACCATGGATTTTGCCTTTACAATTTTTTTGGCATTTTTCTTTTTAACAACACCTGCGATATAGTCTCTTGCCTCTTCTGCTGTTTTTGCAAAAAAAACATGACCGCCGCGTTTTGCGACATTTTCACTTAGTTGTTCCAAATAGTAATCCAAGTTCTCCAAAACATGCTGGCGGATTTCTTCACCGTGTTTCCGCCACTCCTCCCAATTTCCAAGTGCATCAACTTGTCTTCTTCTTTTTACACCCATTCCATCTTGTGCACCTGCAACCGCACCTCGCATAAAGTCATTTTGAAGCTCGTGATCGAGTCGCTCTTTCAAGTTTTCGGAGCTAATTTTCAAAGCCATTTGTTGCCCCTCCGTTCAAAGATGATATCCTTTTGTTTTCATCAATGACTGTTTAATACTTCTGCTATATGTAATACTTTAACTTTTTTTTCGAGTCTTTCCATACGGCCACCAATATTCATTAAACAGGCTGCATCTGCACCAATTAGATATTCCGCTCCTGTTTCTTCAACGTGCTGAACCTTTTCATCAACCATCTGCTCTGAAATTTTACCCATTTTAACAGAAAAGGTTCCTCCAAAACCGCAACACTGTTCTTTTCCTGGCAACTCCGTAAACTCAAGACCTTTTACGTTTTTTAGCAATGTCATGGGTGCTTCTACGACCCCAAGTAATCTTGTCATGTGGCATGATGTATGATAGGTCACTTTTCCATTGAACTTTGCACCGACATCTTCAACTTTTAGAACATCAACAATAAATTGCGTTAATTCATATACTTTATCTGCTAATTTTTTTGCTTTTGGTTCCCAAATTGGATCGCCTGCAAATATATGAGGGTATTCAGTAAGCATATAAGCACAGGACCCTGAAGGACATACGACATATTCAGCATCCATAAACGTATCGATTGTCCGTTTCATTACATCTTTTGTATCTTTTACATAACCACTATTATAGGATGGCTGACCGCAACAGATTTGATTTTCGGGGAAATCAATTTCACATCCAAGGCGTTCCAACAATTCTACTGTTGCTTTTCCGACGTTGCTTTGAAACATGTCTACTAAACATGTTGCGAAAAGACTTACCTTCATGTTCTTCCACTCCTCCAATTATTGCAACTTATCACTAGTCATTCACTTAGATGATTAACAGATCATCAGATGATTTATTAGAAAAAAGTAATATATATATTATGCATTCTTAATGATACTAGGAGATAGAATAGTTTTCTGAGATTCAGTGTTCAATATAGATTTTACCGGAGTTAGTGTATTTATTTTTCCCAACACTTACATTTCGGCTGGATTCTCTTGTGGCATAAATAGTGTAGTCTTTAATATTTTCAAAGGTATTCTCAGTTACTTCTACCCCATCCACTATATAGTGGTTATAAGAGGCAGTTGTAATACCACTATTAAAGTTAATAAAGGTGTTATTCTTGAAAATTGTGTTTGAAATGTTTTTTCCTTTTGCCCATAAATAAATCGCTTTGCCGTCTTCTTTTCCGGTAAAGGTGTTTCCTGTGAAAGTTGTGTCTTTTGAACTGGTCTTAATTGTAATTCCATCGTCCATGGTGGATACTTTGTTTTTTGCGATTATTGTACCGACTGAACGACCAAGGTATCCCTCTATGACAAAGCCATTCTCCGTCTTGATTGTATTATCTGAAATCTGAAGCCCATCGTTGCGAAACCAAATATACATTTCTTTTATTAAAAATGTATTATTGTGGATCTTAGCACCCTTCGTTTCTTTTATCATGAATCTGCCGTTTCTGCCTTTTACCGTGTTATTGTAAAAATCTATGTTATTAAAGTAATTCCCTGTTCCTTTAGTGCCTTCAATCTGAATGGTATAGGTATCACTTGCATTGGTTTCAAAGGTGTTATGATAAATTTTTGCATCATAAAGGTTGATTTTTTCCCATGGTTCAAAATGCAAAGTGGGCCGTCCAACGGTTGATTTGCTTATGTTGTTAAATATTTTGATATGATTCACTTGTTCCACCACGATATTGGACCGGTGGTTATTCAGGATTATATTGTTAGATATGGTTATATTGTTGCTTGCTTTTATTGAACCGCTAACAGAAATTCCATCCCCTACGGCATTTTGCATCTTGTTGTTGTCGATCGTGATATTTTTGCTATCCCAAATAAAGAGTGTGTGCATATGTTCGATGCCATTCTTGTGTTTTTCAAAGTTGCCGTCAAGGGTAATTTTTTTGATTTGAACATTTTGCACTTCACTTATATTCACCAACCGGGTTTGCTTTTGGTCGTTTGCTCGTTCGGATAGCTTCAATGTCACCACGTCACGATTTTCGCCTACTAAATTGACATTTGATTTTAAAAAAATTGGTCCTACTATATAGGTTCCTGCGGGTACGTAAACATCCCCCCCGCCCTTCGATGCAGCGGCAGTAATTGCCTTCTGGAATGCTGCGGTATCTTCTGTAGTGCCATCCCCTTTTGCACCATAGTCCATCACACTAACCTTTATACTAGAACTGAAAGGAAAATTAGGTTTACCCATCTGTAAATAGGCACCAACTAGCAAAAAAAGTGCTATAAAAGTAAAAAATATAATTAATAGATTCATTTTTTTCATATAAATCACCCTTTTTTAGTGC comes from the Neobacillus sp. PS2-9 genome and includes:
- a CDS encoding trypsin-like peptidase domain-containing protein, whose amino-acid sequence is MGYYDDHSQGRYREQKGKKSGIFLASLVGAILGAILVIISIPALSNQGVLPYEINPAQNAGTENNNTNTNQQNIVQRQVAYDVNTNTTKAVDKAADAVVGINNIQSTSFWSDNGNGDNSEEAAGTGSGVIYKKEGNQAFVVTNHHVVEGATKLEVSMADGTKIPAKLLGSDVWTDLAVLEIDASKIKKIAEFGDSDSLKMGEPVIAIGNPLGATFSGSVTQGIISGIKRTIPVDINQDGIIDWQSEVLQTDAAINPGNSGGALINIAGQVIGINSMKISQEAVEGIGLSIPINSAKPIINDLEKFGSVKRPYMGVDLKSVSEIPAYYQEEALKLPRDVNYGVALRQVVPNSPASLAGLKELDVIVEMDGQKINDVIDLRKHLYQKKKIGEKMKIKYYRDGQLKETTLTLSGEKLQ
- a CDS encoding CxxH/CxxC protein; translation: MIYCCDEHVDVALDTVVDEYETFPVLTKIDVDNLSTSCEYCQNTAVYMVANK
- the rlmH gene encoding 23S rRNA (pseudouridine(1915)-N(3))-methyltransferase RlmH, giving the protein MNISIVTVGKLKEKYLKLGIEEYVKRLSAYAKIDIVEVADEKAPEELSELEMKQVKQKEGERILAKINPDTYVIALAIQGKLQSSEELADTLDKLATYGKSKIAFVIGGSLGLSEEVLKRSNEQLSFSRMTFPHQLMKLILVEQIYRAFRINRNEPYHK
- a CDS encoding TRIC cation channel family protein, with protein sequence MSWIVLHFIGIISYAASGAFVALEAEYSFVGVYALGLTTAFGGGIVRNLIIGVPVSELWDHSIILTVLLTLTFIVLLPLKWINHWKRWSLFSDSIGLASFALQGAMSAQEVFTNDLGVMVLASMFTGIGGGMIRDIIAARKPLALKEEIHAILTILCAICIWLGWSTPIQLTLIVLIVIALRMSAIRYKWRFHLPCNHKKDRKTQIRISLGRKSIKKANL
- a CDS encoding DUF2294 domain-containing protein, whose protein sequence is MGKKETAFNDIVRKMRKEIYGKGPERIFTHFVDNMAITTMYGILTPTEKFIAKSQEGKKVIHSARTEMIRDIYKQKIPEGIEEIIGSKLLHLFSDAKIEEDMAVSVFIFEKKID
- a CDS encoding lactate utilization protein C, translating into MEGTIQNRDQFLNTISKRLGRERLTSVEPPKWKFQPQHEVFKDATQDELVGILEDMCNEIHTTFFKTDKKGLPDILNQVVTNYGGGPILTWKDKRFEEWGLRDLFHNEWPSNKIDVHEWDYKKGEENIQIAEKANVGITISEITLAESGTVVLYSNENRGRSLNFLPATYIALIPKSTLVPRMTQAAKKMREIELKGGKVPSCINFITGPSNSADIELNLVVGVHGPIKASYILINDL
- a CDS encoding LutB/LldF family L-lactate oxidation iron-sulfur protein → MALKISSENLKERLDHELQNDFMRGAVAGAQDGMGVKRRRQVDALGNWEEWRKHGEEIRQHVLENLDYYLEQLSENVAKRGGHVFFAKTAEEARDYIAGVVKKKNAKKIVKAKSMVTEEISLNKALEQEGCDVVETDLGEYILQIDDHNPPSHIVVPALHKNKEQIRDVFAKKLGYTGSSKPEELAAYAREVLRQEYLSADVGITGCNFAVAETGSFSLVTNEGNADLVTALPKTQITVMGMERIVPTFEEMEVLVSMLTRSAVGQKLTSYITVLTGPREELDVDGPEEFHLVIVDNGRSDILGGDFQSILQCIRCGACLNVCPVYRHVGGHSYNSIYPGPIGAVLTPLLGGYDEFKELPYMSSLCGACTDVCPVKIPLHELLLKHRQVIVEQEGTAPFSEKLLMKAFGLGAASPALYNIASKMAPTAISPFTAGDKISKGPGPMKAWTEIREFPAPNKERFRDWFKNRDKGGKK
- a CDS encoding (Fe-S)-binding protein yields the protein MKVSLFATCLVDMFQSNVGKATVELLERLGCEIDFPENQICCGQPSYNSGYVKDTKDVMKRTIDTFMDAEYVVCPSGSCAYMLTEYPHIFAGDPIWEPKAKKLADKVYELTQFIVDVLKVEDVGAKFNGKVTYHTSCHMTRLLGVVEAPMTLLKNVKGLEFTELPGKEQCCGFGGTFSVKMGKISEQMVDEKVQHVEETGAEYLIGADAACLMNIGGRMERLEKKVKVLHIAEVLNSH
- a CDS encoding glycosyl hydrolase family 28-related protein; this translates as MKKMNLLIIFFTFIALFLLVGAYLQMGKPNFPFSSSIKVSVMDYGAKGDGTTEDTAAFQKAITAAASKGGGDVYVPAGTYIVGPIFLKSNVNLVGENRDVVTLKLSERANDQKQTRLVNISEVQNVQIKKITLDGNFEKHKNGIEHMHTLFIWDSKNITIDNNKMQNAVGDGISVSGSIKASNNITISNNIILNNHRSNIVVEQVNHIKIFNNISKSTVGRPTLHFEPWEKINLYDAKIYHNTFETNASDTYTIQIEGTKGTGNYFNNIDFYNNTVKGRNGRFMIKETKGAKIHNNTFLIKEMYIWFRNDGLQISDNTIKTENGFVIEGYLGRSVGTIIAKNKVSTMDDGITIKTSSKDTTFTGNTFTGKEDGKAIYLWAKGKNISNTIFKNNTFINFNSGITTASYNHYIVDGVEVTENTFENIKDYTIYATRESSRNVSVGKNKYTNSGKIYIEH